A stretch of DNA from Cannabis sativa cultivar Pink pepper isolate KNU-18-1 chromosome X, ASM2916894v1, whole genome shotgun sequence:
tgttgacttaaattgtgatttggtattttattgctatgtttagtgaattggttttgttcattcaagagtgtttattgtgcaattgcttacttttgcttgatcaccattagtaagtagtagctaatcttgattttgaaaaaaaatagagttagtggaattgcttgaatgatgcatgaatatcaACTTGGAAAAGTATGATTTGTAAATAGCATAGGAATGTGTTATTTACCTTGTATGACTTGAAGGAATTGTgcttaaattggtatttttaaaattaattgggcataggaatatgttaattaattagagaatcaaaccataaacactttggaaaaaggattatgacattttaaatttctagttgacattatcaatttacaacaatactcattagcaccattatatcaactttgcatttttaggccaatttaataattctagcttgttttcttcatagtttgtgtttgttaattttttacataTTCTCATCACTTTATGTTACTTTTGTTGAaaccaatttgtgagtaattagttttataaattaattttcaattttcaatccctgtggagacgatactcgatttatcactttattacttgttacgattgcgtacacttgcgtatacAATTTTTCACAGCAAAAGCTATTATTCATGAATTGATAATTGAGAAGTATATTTGGATTTGATTGTATGCGCTGAAGAGCaatatcttttaagaaattTTGCTTTTAtacttcttaatttttttatctaattaacTTCATATGTATCTTGTATGAGATATTGAacattataatttctttttaatttgtttatattttttagtaCATTGAGAAACaactattattatatttttaatttctacatCAAGTATTGCAATtgttatattcttttttttttgaataatagttgttagtaattttttttttaaaaaattgttagcAACCATTTAGTAacgatataaaaatataaaaacaattgTATGTTTAATTTAAGGAATCAACAAAATTTAACCACTGAAATTCATTGTACAAACAATGTGAAAGTAATATGCTCAAAAAAATAACGAAGTTAAATAACgtgtttataattataaaacaacaaacaaTGATATTACTAAATATAAgtaatttttcttcatatttacaATCTCTTCCTATCCATTCCCacacttgatttaaaattaacataatgtgtgttctcttattattttctattttttaatgtaAGAGATAAgataaatttttgttttaacATGTAAAACTATATTCTTTTACTTGTTGAACAACTATAGTGTAATGTATAACAATTAATTCGTAATAAACTTTAGAACAACATGAAAACAACTTgagtttatataatattttcacgttgaaataagatattacaAAAAGAATACAAAATAAGCTTCacaataatatgaaaataatttaattatcctTTTGTAGATATTGTGtagtttttgttattttccaccAAAGGAATATCGATTGATGAACAAATAATTAAAGCAAacacacaaaataactcaaaatcaacTACTGATGTTGTTATtgcatcaatatatataaattttcttCATATTTGCAATATCTTCCTATAACATGCATCgttatatttgtgttgttattGTGTCGcgtgtcattttatttttatttttaggaaGATGAAAAAACAACGTAAAGGAAACTTAAAAACAACGTGAAAGCAACAtatttatgtattgaaattttAACACACTCATTgttcttattaaattttttcaaaaattcaatgCATTGGTTTTCTTTCAGATTTtcaaaaatcttaaataaaaatactgaaaatatatgtaaatcaaccaacaacaacaaataattTACAAACTAATTGAAGAAAACACACTAAACAacatcaaatttattttttttattccaaaaaaaaagaatcagattttttttgaaaaaaaatacacGTGTGGGTATGAAAATTCAAGGAGATCTCTCCATCGTTGATATTCGTTGATTCCACTAGATCTTCCCCTAGATTGTTGAACCTTTCTTGTCGGTGAAGATCTCCCCATGGTGTTCCTGCTGCCATGGCAGAATATCAAAACATAACTTGCCAGCGTTAATGGAGATTAGCCCAAAGTTCTTAGCGGGCGTTCATGAAGATCGCAAAAAGCTTCTACATTGCTAGTGGTTGTTGATTCCAGATCTCTATCACTTGATTGTTAGGTAAAGTGTTGCCGAAAATGGAGAGCAACTCATTTGTTTTTCCTTGTCAAGAAGGAGAAGTTTTTTGGGAAAGAAATCTCCTgtaccgtatttttgtaaaaaaaaactttaatttttctaattttatttattttctcataTGATATGGtaataaaaaaaaggaataattacataagacaccattttttataaaataattacatttttacgttcaaagaattttttttttttacatttttacggttttccaaaaaataacacgaaaacaacataaaagtaacgcGAAAATAACATcgaaataacaacaaaaaataacatacatataacaaaaaatcaacaacaaattaacaagattacaacataaaaagaccgtattttctgtaaataaaataaaaaaaattgtaaaaatattaaaaattccgtaaaaccgtatttttttgttatttttatgtttttgtgaaataatccctaaaaaaaagtaaactttGACCCTAATAACTAATAAGGGTATATAAGAAGAAAGCCCAAAAACTAACCCATTAAATAAGGTTAGTTAGCACCTCAATGAATCCATTTTGTTCATTAATTGTTTGGCTCCACAGgccataaaaattaaataaaaaaaattcaaaatctgcATACTCTTATAAAGCAGCGgcaagcagaaaaaaaaaatcttctccAGACCAGCAAAACATTATAGAGAATATAACCATAAAATATTGCTGCAAACTTgagataaataatatttcaggcCATGCATTTCAATAATTCTTTTCTGAATTCTGAGAGTCTAGCTCTAGCTAAATTATTAACCAACTATAACACTACCTCACTTTTATCAAAATTCAGTTCCACTCCTTTAAAAGGAGGGATTAATAAGAATCCTACAGCACCAAGCGACCGAGTTACATAATCACAGGTTCTAGAGTCATGAACAGGTCAAACTACTAGAACTACTTCTTTGTAGCTCACAAGCTTTGCTTTTCTGCTGATGGATGCCATTTTCAGGTGGAAGCATTTGGTAAGTTGCTCACTTGTTCTTCGATGGCTGCCATAAACAGATTTGAGGCTTGGATCAGTTTACTTGCTGCTGATGACTTCCATACATAGGATAAGCTCCATATGCTGCAGGGTACATGGTTGGATCATGAGGTGGTAGTGCATATCCATAGTTATCGTAAACGTGTCCTCCATAGTATGCCCCGCTCCATTGGTTGCCAAAATCCCCTCTGAACTGTAAACTCAAAATcacaattataaaatataaataagtcTCAGATACTATTAATAAACAAGATTGTGCAGTTGTGCACTAGGCCATATGGACAAGAATGGAAATTATCCTCCTTTAAAAGCTTCATGCTAGTCCCATGGGAAATATAGTGATTATAATCTTATTAGTAAAGCAGTCGTAGCTGTTTTACCACCAGTAACGTTTACATAACAATGTTTCAAGAAGTCTGAATCACAGTCATGTCCAGTTGTTAAGAGGCTCAATTCAACAAAGTTGTTTTTGGTTGCATAGGAACATAAGTTGGTTGTTTATGTTGTTCTTGTTAAGTGTGTGTGGGTGTGTGTGATTATGgtgaaagaagaaagaagaaaggaGAGAGGGAGGAGTGCCTGCTTATTGGCTGGATTGCGGCCCCATGAGAGACGAACCGTTTGCTTCCCAATTACTGTTCCATTCAACTTCTGCAGTGCATCCTCTGCATTATTTCTGTCACGAGGTTCAGAACAAGAAGCAATCAGCAATTTATACACAGCTTTGAATGCCATAGCAGATCATTGAATGAAAAATTTACCTGTTGGCAAATTGTACAAATCCACATCCTTTTCCAGCTGGGATTTTAACTGAGGCTATTTCTCCATACTGAGAGAATGGTTGCCTGAGATCTTCATCAGTAACATTAGGGTCAAGCCCTCCAACAAATATCTGCAAAGTGCATGCATGACTCTTTCAGAGAAGAAAAGGTCACAATAGATAGATAAACAGGGCCAATAGAAGATGAAAAACTCACTGTTGTGTTTGAAGAATCTCCTTCAGATTGGAAGCCTTGGGTTGATGCACCATTAGGTGCATACCCTCctaataatcaaaacaacatagAAAGGACATTCAAACAATGGTTAATAAGGAATAGAGTTagagtattaaataaaaatgatcacaattgttattttctattttatttaattacgtAAACATTTGAGCAAGCATTTCAAATAATGGACGAAGCAATAGTATCAAACCAATTAACAATGAGCGAGATAATTCGTAGAGCATACAAATGTTTTAGCCAATATATAAGAAAACACATACAACATGTTCTaattataaatttcatataCACCCTATGTGAACATTGGAATTGGATTAGAGAATAACAAACTATATTATGGACAAAGAAGTAGGCAGTAAAATAATCTGCAAGGACATGTGATAAGTAACTGAGACCAGTACATTAATGGCGAGACAAAACTTATAGTCACACAGacaaacatatataattatgtaaatatgttAGTTTGTCTCCTATACCCGCGAGCTGCAAATATAATTAGTTCTGAGCTTATATATGTTAGCTAGACAATATGAGATTAAGAAAGTTGAAATTAATCTATAGTACCATGTTGATTATATCCAGAGGACTTCCTTGGAGTTGCAGCACCAATTCTCATAGGTCTGCTGGAACAATAAACACCATTCATTTCGGTCATTGCCTGAGTCCTTTCACTATCATCTCCAAACCTTACGAATCCATAACCCTTTGAACGGCCAGTATTGGCATCAAAGACAACTTTTGCAGCTTTAACAGATGGATATTTACTGGCAAAAGTTTCGTGCAATAGTCTATCTGTAACATCTGCAGCTAAATCTCCTACAAAAATTGAAAGATCAGAGGCATTATTATCTGAACGCTTTTCGCCGGTGCTAAATGTTGCCCAGTTGAGGCGAAAAGGCAGATCTGTATTTGGCATCAAAATGCCAGTATAGTTCTGCAGAACTTTCTCTGCTGTTGCGTGTGAAAAAAACTCCACAAAGCCATAGCCCTCAGACAAACCAGTCTG
This window harbors:
- the LOC115695131 gene encoding polyadenylate-binding protein RBP47, which produces MQSNSSDSSQPQQQQEQNQRPQQQQQQQQPHPQQHPQWMAMQYPAAAMVMQHQMMPPQHYSPSPQHYMAYHQYQQHHPHQQLPGSGGSENKTIWVGDLHHWMDENYLHNCFASTGEISSIKIIRNKQTGLSEGYGFVEFFSHATAEKVLQNYTGILMPNTDLPFRLNWATFSTGEKRSDNNASDLSIFVGDLAADVTDRLLHETFASKYPSVKAAKVVFDANTGRSKGYGFVRFGDDSERTQAMTEMNGVYCSSRPMRIGAATPRKSSGYNQHGGYAPNGASTQGFQSEGDSSNTTIFVGGLDPNVTDEDLRQPFSQYGEIASVKIPAGKGCGFVQFANRNNAEDALQKLNGTVIGKQTVRLSWGRNPANKQFRGDFGNQWSGAYYGGHVYDNYGYALPPHDPTMYPAAYGAYPMYGSHQQQVN